A genome region from Erigeron canadensis isolate Cc75 chromosome 3, C_canadensis_v1, whole genome shotgun sequence includes the following:
- the LOC122590748 gene encoding CBL-interacting serine/threonine-protein kinase 14-like → MSPALGEFTGEEDVQLPADKTLFGKYELGKLLGYGAFAKVYQGWDIESEQSVAIKAINKQRVVKGGLTGHVKREISAMRRLHHPNIVRLHEVMANQKKIYFILEFAKGGELFSKVAKSRFSEDLSRRYFQQLISAVGYCHSRGVYHRDLKPENLLLDENWNLKVTDFGLSAVTDQVSGTADKVLHTMCGTPAYVAPEILAKKGYDGAKVDIWSCGIILFVLNAGYLPFNDPNLMVMYRKIYKGEFRVPKWTSPELRRFLSRLLDTNPKTRITVEEIYSDPWFRIGYKDADIKSQYFETTKDDGGRNLKNLNAFDIISFSSGYNLSGLFDEQDAGEMFLSTVAPEAIIEKVADAAEEEGLKVAMRKKWCVKVDGGQYSNFTLMVEVKGLTEEIVVVEIRWRECENESGQEMWKDKLRPMLSNLIYQPEVNSE, encoded by the coding sequence ATGTCACCAGCCTTAGGAGAATTTACCGGAGAAGAAGATGTACAGCTTCCTGCTGACAAAACTCTTTTCGGTAAATACGAGCTAGGGAAGCTTTTAGGCTATGGCGCTTTCGCCAAAGTCTATCAAGGCTGGGACATCGAGTCTGAACAAAGTGTCGCGATTAAGGCGATTAACAAACAAAGAGTTGTGAAAGGCGGCTTAACGGGTCATGTTAAGCGTGAGATATCCGCCATGAGAAGGCTTCATCATCCAAATATTGTGCGATTACATGAAGTAATGGCGAACCAAAAGaagatatattttatattagagTTCGCCAAAGGTGGCGAACTCTTTTCAAAAGTTGCAAAATCACGCTTTAGTGAAGATCTGAGTAGAAGATATTTCCAACAGCTGATTTCAGCTGTTGGATATTGTCATTCTCGAGGTGTGTACCATCGAGATTTGAAACCAGAGAATTTACTTTTAGATGAAAATTGGAATCTAAAAGTAACTGATTTTGGTTTGTCTGCTGTAACTGACCAGGTGTCAGGGACAGCAGACAAGGTACTACATACGATGTGTGGTACACCTGCTTATGTGGCACCAGAGATTTTAGCTAAAAAAGGTTATGATGGTGCTAAAGTTGATATATGGTCATGTGGGATTATATTATTTGTTCTTAATGCGGGTTATTTACCTTTTAATGATCCGAATTTAATGGTTAtgtatagaaaaatatataaagggGAATTTCGTGTCCCCAAATGGACGTCTCCAGAGCTGAGACGTTTTTTATCGCGTCTTCTGGACACAAATCCCAAAACACGGATCACTGTTGAAGAAATATACAGTGATCCGTGGTTCAGGATTGGGTACAAAGACGCTGATATTAAGTCCCAATATTTTGAAACAACTAAGGATGACGGTGGTCGGAATTTAAAGAACTTGAATGCATTTGACATCATATCATTTTCGTCCGGGTATAATTTATCGGGTTTGTTTGACGAACAAGATGCGGGAGAGATGTTTTTGTCGACGGTGGCGCCGGAGGCGATAATCGAGAAGGTGGCTGATGCGGCGGAGGAAGAAGGGTTAAAGGTGGCGATGAGAAAAAAGTGGTGTGTAAAAGTTGATGGAGGGCAATATAGTAATTTCACATTGATGGTGGAGGTTAAAGGGTTGACGGAGGAGATAGTGGTGGTTGAAATTAGGTGGAGAGAATGTGAGAATGAATCCGGTCAAGAAATGTGGAAAGATAAACTTAGGCCAATGTTGAGTAATTTAATTTACCAACCTGAGGTTAACTCAGAgtaa